A DNA window from Lachancea thermotolerans CBS 6340 chromosome G complete sequence contains the following coding sequences:
- the TRM82 gene encoding Trm82p (similar to uniprot|Q03774 Saccharomyces cerevisiae YDR165W TRM82 Subunit of a tRNA methyltransferase complex composed of Trm8p and Trm82p that catalyzes 7-methylguanosine modification of tRNA), which produces MIHPIQSSLATKDGTVLFFVVKNTIHTLRWEEGRGEFVAIGMWVDDADNSDTIKAKVREEQQRQLAENEAKRQKTNDGNSNKPSIKEAKVPVPGQGAPPVFKHIRNMALSRDETLLMACTDSDKALVVFELDYTNAENCLKLRKRQPLPKRPNALTTTTDDKTVLVADKFGDVYALSTKEGVVQEAALEPILGHVSLLTDIVVAKEADGKQLIITADRDEHIRITHYPQTFVINKWLYGSKQFVSTLCLPSWGPNLLFSGGGDSLVHSWNWESGKLLDSLDISEIVEPYLGDAQLAPEKFQNETNSLIEYAVAKVVTFANIPYIAFFVEQTKVVLICRVDPDIGAITLAQKIEMPFNIISLSSALSANLLTLTLDNRDSDDSRFAAFISYDGTEFLVDAEKNNAFEKCVLHKFENDPIVNVEPRDVYPLYHIASLRKRGEHFS; this is translated from the coding sequence ATGATTCACCCCATTCAATCATCGCTCGCTACCAAAGACGGTACTGTACTTTTTTTCGTAGTAAAAAATACCATCCACACCCTTCGGTGGGAAGAGGGGAGAGGGGAGTTTGTTGCAATTGGCATGTGGGTGGACGATGCAGACAATAGCGACACTATCAAGGCAAAGGTTCGGGAGGAACAGCAGAGACAGTTGGCAGAGAATGAAGccaaaagacaaaaaaccAACGATGGCAATAGCAACAAACCTTCGATAAAGGAGGCTAAGGTTCCTGTGCCAGGCCAGGGCGCTCCTCCCGTTTTCAAACACATTCGTAACATGGCGCTCTCGCGAGACGAGACACTCCTAATGGCCTGCACGGACTCTGACAAGGCacttgttgtttttgagctagACTATACAAACGCCGAGAACTGCCTTAAGCTAAGGAAACGCCAGCCTCTCCCTAAGAGGCCCAACGCACTGACGACAACAACCGACGATAAAACTGTTTTAGTGGCAGACAAGTTTGGTGACGTTTATGCTTTGAGCACAAAAGAAGGcgttgttcaagaagctgctcttGAGCCTATTCTGGGCCACGTATCGTTGCTCACAGACATAGTTGTCGCAAAAGAGGCTGATGGAAAACAACTGATAATAACAGCGGACAGAGATGAGCATATCCGCATCACACACTATCCACAAACATTTGTCATTAACAAATGGCTTTACGGATCCAAACAATTTGTGTCAACCCTCTGTCTTCCTAGTTGGGGGCCAAACCTGCTATTTAGCGGTGGTGGGGACAGTCTCGTTCATTCATGGAACTGGGAGTCCGGTAAATTACTAGATTCCTTGGATATAAGTGAGATAGTTGAGCCTTATCTTGGCGATGCCCAACTAGCTCCCGAAAAGTTCCAGAACGAGACAAACTCTCTGATAGAGTATGCTGTGGCTAAAGTTGTCACATTTGCAAATATTCCATACATTGCATTTTTTGTGGAACAAACAAAGGTTGTTCTGATCTGCAGAGTTGACCCTGACATAGGGGCAATTACATTAGCTCAGAAAATTGAGATGCCATTCAATATCATATCATTGTCCTCTGCGCTTTCAGCAAACTTACTGACTTTGACTCTTGACAACCGTGACTCAGACGACTCAAGATTCGCAGCCTTCATTTCCTATGATGGAACCGAATTTCTTGTCGATGCCGAGAAGAATAATGCGTTTGAGAAATGCGTTCTACACAAGTTTGAGAACGACCCTATTGTGAACGTCGAGCCTCGGGACGTATACCCTCTGTACCACATTGCTTCTCTTAGAAAACGTGGAGAACACTTTTCGTGA
- the SPE4 gene encoding spermine synthase (similar to uniprot|Q12455 Saccharomyces cerevisiae YLR146C SPE4 Spermine Synthase) encodes MVNSGLIKDGWFCEVNDNSFPGQGLALKVEEVLYHSKSEFQDILVFKSSSYGNVLVLDGIIQATERDEFAYQEMISCIPLYAHKAPRKVLVIGGGDGGVVREVVKHSSVESVTLVEIDEFVIDLAKEYLPGMACTFGHHKVQVKLQDGFQFLRDVATRERYDVIITDSSDPEGPAEAFFQQEYFELLHSALNDDGIVIAQASENVWLNLGYIQNLVKTAKAVFPQARYCYTTVPTYTSGQLGLIVCAKDKSVNLEHPMRSPSLEEQSQLRYYNAGIHTASFVLPTWAHHQIYR; translated from the coding sequence ATGGTAAATTCGGGGCTCATCAAAGATGGTTGGTTTTGTGAAGTGAACGACAATAGTTTTCCGGGCCAAGGTCTCGCTTTGAAGGTCGAGGAGGTTCTTTACCACTCGAAGAGTGAATTTCAAGATATTTTGGTattcaaaagttcttcatACGGCAATGTGCTGGTCCTTGATGGTATCATACAGGCCACCGAGAGAGACGAGTTTGCTTATCAAGAAATGATTTCATGCATTCCTCTTTATGCACACAAGGCTCCACGCAAAGTTCTGGTTATAGGCGGCGGTGACGGCGGCGTGGTCAGGGAAGTCGTTAAGCACTCAAGTGTAGAGAGTGTTACTCTCGTTGAGATCGACGAGTTTGTCATTGACTTAGCTAAGGAATATTTGCCTGGTATGGCTTGTACATTTGGTCATCATAAAGTTCAAGTTAAGTTGCAGGACGGATTCCAATTTTTGCGCGATGTGGCAACACGCGAGCGGTACGATGTAATTATAACAGACTCTTCAGACCCAGAGGGCCCTGCTGAAGCATTTTTTCAACAGGAATATTTCGAGTTGCTGCACAGCGCCCTCAATGACGACGGAATAGTGATTGCACAAGCCTCAGAGAACGTCTGGCTCAACCTAGGATATATCCAAAATCTCGTGAAAACTGCAAAAGCAGTGTTCCCACAGGCTAGATATTGTTACACCACAGTACCCACGTACACATCCGGCCAGCTAGGTTTGATTGTGTGCGCTAAAGACAAATCTGTGAATCTCGAACACCCTATGCGTTCTCCGAGCCTCGAGGAGCAGTCCCAATTAAGATACTACAACGCCGGAATACATACAGCGTCGTTTGTCCTTCCCACTTGGGCGCACCACCAAATTTATAGATAA
- the RMP1 gene encoding Rmp1p (similar to uniprot|Q12530 Saccharomyces cerevisiae YLR145W RMP1 Protein required for cell viability component of RNase MRP which is involved in RNA processing in mitochondria), whose amino-acid sequence MKPDGVAVVDKLHQEVRYVLLINHRNKNQHRMAVWWKHFNELKRSSAQVLELLQHQKLNAVQLRKLYSLLNKFQKKQLSRMYYSFNGVVGLGQFVTLGVVLIGLLARVNALYRQIYADYEREFKNLALIRFEQIFAAESPVEKQLQSLVNEELGEVVDESMVPLPKTEINSNAALISTQKMKAKKKVKKKKKSAIDDIFG is encoded by the coding sequence atGAAGCCAGACGGTGTGGCAGTGGTTGATAAGTTACACCAAGAAGTCCGCTATGTGCTTCTCATTAACCACAGAAATAAAAACCAGCACAGAATGGCTGTATGGTGGAAGCATTTTAACGAACTtaaaagaagctcagcGCAGGTTTTAGAGTTGCTTCAACATCAGAAGCTGAATGCGGTCCAACTTAGGAAGCTATACAGTCTCCTGAATaagttccaaaaaaagcagctGTCACGGATGTATTATAGCTTTAATGGTGTAGTCGGCCTAGGGCAGTTTGTGACACTTGGAGTTGTGTTGATAGGGTTACTGGCTAGAGTAAATGCCTTGTATCGGCAGATATATGCAGACTATGAGCGTGAATTTAAGAACTTGGCGCTCATCAGgtttgaacaaattttTGCGGCAGAATCTCCTGTGGAAAAACAGCTTCAGTCACTTGTGAACGAGGAATTGGGTGAAGTCGTGGACGAATCAATGGTGCCGCTCCCGAAAACAGAAATCAACTCAAATGCTGCGCTCATCTCTACACAAAAGATGAAGGCTAAAAAGAAGGttaagaagaagaaaaagtcTGCGATTGATGATATTTTTGGTTGA
- the ACF2 gene encoding endo-1,3(4)-beta-glucanase (similar to uniprot|Q07268 Saccharomyces cerevisiae YLR144C ACF2 Intracellular beta-1 3- endoglucanase expression is induced during sporulation may have a role in cortical actin cytoskeleton assembly) — protein sequence MSYQRPMMPIPSQGDGTYARPAIPPPYIPTAARDGPPPLPPRPGQQRFDFQETPATNKAPANSQNLEMPFSTEAADIFSSAISTDQPLSAFSRTSHPVSLPVNTSTGGKATETNKFYGNMLLGDQTNPVWTHPYSFFLSKDSNLGMAVSYVSASQRVFASGSPPEYFFGPAGIKSFVFGAVDFTSANQVSLGLTNLTHLQAHVQVRKNANQFILVPLVQGMGFATAVYYNMIPKLSSGVGFKSVNGVTSPRSGIQKYQVVLQNNVTWTLYVTVPSGQSLSLALSNNQIIGNKSVNGCIFQLVPDTNSAIDAAAGCYPNSGTLSGSVSGTTGQYTIAYGLSGSSNGGKTLMYACPHHVSSFTTTMASRKINSSLDSVSMGKMTGYITNTFEMQVNVPSNVGFDPYSTISGKSTPKYSSDVLNAIKSAASTEAVADVVNESNVDSMYFGGKVLAKYAWILYCCQYVIKDKALVSTLTNNLKTAMARFISNKQTLPLRYDTTWGGIISSGSESQDFGNSYYNDHHFHYGYHVIAAAILAKVDKENGGNWLSQNKTWVDNLVRDYSNPNSADSYFPVFRSFDWFAGHSWAKGLFASGDGKDEESSSEDVNAAYAIKLWGNVTGNTNLESIGNLELGIMRGSLNSYFLYLDNNTVEPASFIGNKVSGILFENKIDHTTYFGTKLEYIQMIHAIPITSISSFIRSPTFVQQEWDQKLSSIVSGVQDGWRGILMLNRALSTPTEAYAFFSGSSFKTQYLDGGQSKTWSLTYSGAFI from the coding sequence ATGTCATATCAAAGACCAATGATGCCCATCCCGTCACAGGGAGACGGCACATATGCCAGACCCGCAATTCCCCCACCTTACATTCCAACAGCGGCTCGTGATGGTCCACCACCTTTACCTCCCCGACCGGGGCAGCAGCGTTTTGACTTTCAGGAAACACCAGCCACTAACAAAGCTCCTGCCAACAGTCAAAACCTCGAAATGCCTTTTTCTACAGAGGCGGCTGATATATTTTCTTCGGCTATTTCAACTGATCAGCCTCTGAGCGCcttctcaagaacttctcATCCCGTTTCTCTTCCAGTCAACACATCTACAGGCGGTAAAGCTACAGAAACTAACAAGTTTTATGGAAATATGTTGCTTGGAGATCAAACAAATCCAGTTTGGACCCATCCTTATTCCTTTTTTCTATCAAAGGACTCCAACTTGGGTATGGCGGTCTCATACGTGAgtgcttctcaaagagtttttgcatCTGGGTCCCCACCTGAATACTTTTTTGGTCCCGCTGGTATAAAATCCTTCGTGTTTGGCGCGGTTGACTTTACAAGCGCAAACCAAGTCTCGCTTGGCCTTACCAACTTGACGCACTTACAAGCACATGTTCAGGTCAGAAAGAACGCCAACCAGTTTATTCTGGTGCCCTTAGTGCAAGGCATGGGCTTTGCTACAGCTGTCTACTACAACATGATCCCCAAGCTTTCCTCCGGTGttggcttcaaaagtgtTAATGGAGTTACGTCGCCTCGCTCTGGCATTCAAAAATACCAAGTTGTATTGCAGAATAATGTAACATGGACTCTCTACGTTACTGTCCCATCTGGCCAGTCCTTAAGCTTAGCTCTTTCTAACAATCAAATTATTGGCAACAAGAGCGTTAATGGTTGTATTTTCCAGCTGGTTCCTGATACAAATTCTGCGATTGACGCTGCTGCGGGTTGCTACCCCAACAGCGGCACTCTCTCAGGATCTGTTTCTGGAACTACTGGTCAATACACCATAGCTTACGGGCTAAGTGGCTCGAGCAATGGAGGTAAAACATTAATGTATGCATGCCCTCATCATGTCAGTTCATTCACCACTACAATGGCAAGCAGGAAGATAAATTCAAGCTTAGACTCTGTCAGTATGGGAAAAATGACTGGCTACATTACAAATACCTTTGAAATGCAAGTCAATGTGCCCTCAAATGTTGGCTTTGATCCATATTCGACTATTTCAGGTAAATCAACCCCCAAGTACTCGAGTGACGTTTTGAATGCAATCAAATCCGCTGCATCAACAGAAGCTGTTGCGGATGTGGTCAATGAATCAAATGTCGACTCCATGTATTTCGGTGGTAAGGTTCTCGCGAAGTATGCATGGATCCTGTACTGCTGCCAATACGTGATCAAAGACAAAGCTCTAGTCAGCACCTTGACAAATAACCTCAAAACTGCTATGGCCCGGTTCATTAGCAACAAACAGACTTTACCTCTAAGATACGACACAACCTGGGGTGGTATTATATCCTCGGGCTCGGAATCGCAGGACTTTGGAAATTCTTACTACAACGACCACCACTTTCACTACGGGTACCATGTAATCGCTGCGGCTATTTTAGCCAAAGTTGACAAAGAAAATGGTGGTAATTGGCTGAGCCAAAACAAAACCTGGGTTGACAATCTAGTCAGAGACTATTCCAACCCTAATTCTGCTGATTCCTACTTCCCAGTGTTTAGATCTTTTGACTGGTTTGCGGGTCATTCTTGGGCTAAAGGTCTGTTTGCAAGCGGTGACGGTAAGGACGAAGAATCCAGTTCTGAAGATGTCAATGCTGCTTATGCCATAAAATTGTGGGGGAATGTTACGGGAAACACTAACTTGGAAAGCATTGGTAACCTCGAGTTGGGAATCATGCGCGGCTCCCTCAATAGCTATTTTCTTTATCTCGACAACAATACCGTTGAGCCTGCCAGTTTTATTGGCAATAAAGTAAGCGGAATATTGTTTGAGAACAAAATAGACCACACTACCTATTTTGGAACAAAGCTGGAATACATCCAAATGATACACGCCATCCCCATTACCTCGATTTCATCTTTTATTAGATCTCCCACTTTTGTTCAGCAAGAGTGGGATCAAAAATTGTCGTCGATTGTAAGTGGTGTCCAGGATGGTTGGAGAGGCATCCTAATGTTGAACCGTGCTTTGTCGACTCCCACTGAAGCTTACGCCTTTTTTTCGGGATCGAGCTTTAAAACCCAATATTTGGACGGTGGCCAGAGTAAAACATGGTCTTTGACTTATTCAGGTGCTTTCATATGA
- the SEC1 gene encoding Sec1p (similar to uniprot|P38932 Saccharomyces cerevisiae YGL095C VPS45 Protein of the Sec1p family essential for vacuolar protein sorting required for the function of both Pep12p and the early endosome/late Golgi SNARE Tlg2p): MSDLIELQRNYILSFINDIKTEHNLKFLIIDDCVNALLDSLFADKNELLRAVTAIDLIDSSKRKGQPSVEAIYLLKPTKFNINCMDADFSNRPPKYKRAHIRFLPGFRDYLIKHFHGKQYLPQYICTLAEVQCAFTPRESLVFQTLGVDQPLQIFYNKKCIDLIERNIDRTVQCMLNLCIVTGEYPIVRYSQPSPEAYKICPATMLAKKLAFQFQEALDDYARKDETFPPPSSRPRAVCIITERSLDPFSLILHEFSYQSMAYDLAPGVDTRTDIYHYSAETETGQREDKVSKLSELVDPDWAELRHQHIMDASEYLTAKINELIAKNPLLVDRANVKTSTDLLSVVAHLKDFDEERRRITLHRSLIDECLKINEQRQLAELADFEQALAGFGLDADGNKFKGVTEKLLEVLMNKGANITDKIRYILAYALYRGGIIKEDFVKLLSFIGVNAGHPFFQHFMTLFSNFGYLGYTLIKEKAGDKPYKKEWHHETILNDPNTYNTSRFVPAAANNLSKVITNPLFLNEEAFPYVKDKPIEVLEDETPDNIGYNYSSTSLRNPRHKASWTKNTQNRAPRQRFFYYSLGGLTYGEIRTAYMQSQLKNKDIFIGTDCILTPLDVMQSVEKLSEPRNALGLQDDAKEKEKVPDFLFDRAVVAPVVSQHVHKVSHQRPSNDAKPVMPTPPPQEKEKKRSKFSKFLRSKS; the protein is encoded by the exons ATGTCTGACCTAATTGAGCTCCAGAGAAATT ATATACTGTCGTTTATCAATGACATCAAAACAGAGCACAACCTCAAATTCCTAATCATCGATGATTGTGTTAACGCCCTTTTGGATTCATTATTTGCAGACAAAAACGaacttcttcgagctgTCACAGCTATCGACTTGATAGACTCAAGCAAGAGGAAAGGGCAACCTTCAGTTGAGGCAATTTACCTGCTTAAGCCCACCAAATTTAACATTAACTGTATGGATGCGGACTTTAGTAACAGGCCTCCAAAGTACAAACGGGCCCACATCCGTTTTTTGCCGGGATTTAGAGACTATTTGATCAAGCATTTTCACGGCAAGCAATACCTCCCACAGTATATATGCACTTTAGCTGAGGTTCAGTGCGCATTTACCCCGAGAGAATCGCTGGTATTTCAGACGTTAGGTGTTGACCAGCCTCTGCAAATCTTTTACAATAAAAAGTGCATCGATCTAATAGAAAGAAACATAGACAGAACAGTACAGTGCATGCTGAACCTATGCATTGTTACAGGAGAATACCCAATTGTGAGGTATTCTCAACCCTCTCCAGAGGCTTACAAGATTTGCCCAGCCACAATGTTGGCAAAAAAATTAGCATTCCAGTTTCAAGAGGCCCTCGATGACTACGCTCGGAAGGACGAAACCTTTCCACcaccttcttcaagacCCAGAGCGGTCTGTATCATAACAGAACGCTCTTTGGACCCGTTCTCTTTGATACTCCATGAATTCTCGTATCAATCAATGGCGTATGACTTGGCTCCCGGCGTTGACACACGCACTGATATTTATCATTACTCTGCTGAAACCGAAACTGGGCAGAGAGAAGACAAGGTTTCCAAACTAAGTGAGCTAGTTGATCCCGACTGGGCTGAGCTAAGGCATCAGCACATTATGGATGCAAGTGAGTACCTTACCGCAAAAATTAATGAGCTCATTGCCAAAAATCCTTTGTTAGTTGACCGTGCAAACGTTAAAACGTCAACTGATTTGTTAAGCGTAGTTGCACACTTgaaagactttgatgaagagaGACGGCGGATCACGCTCCATCGATCTTTGATTGATGAATGTCTTAAAATTAATGAACAGAGGCAATTGGCTGAGCTGGCCGATTTCGAGCAAGCATTGGCCGGTTTTGGGTTGGATGCAGACGGCAACAAGTTTAAAGGTGTAACAGAAAAACTCCTGGAAGTTTTAATGAATAAAGGTGCCAATATCACTGATAAAATCCGCTACATCTTAGCCTATGCCCTTTATCGGGGTGGCATTATCAAGGAAGATTTTGTTAAGCTTCTCTCATTCATTGGAGTGAACGCTGGACACCCTTTCTTCCAGCATTTTATGAccttgttttcaaacttcgGTTATTTGGGCTATACACTCATAAAGGAGAAGGCTGGCGACAAGCCTTACAAAAAAGAGTGGCATCACGAAACTATATTGAATGACCCCAATACCTATAACACATCGCGCTTTGTTCCTGCTGCCGCGAATAACCTCTCAAAGGTTATCACAAATCCTTTGTTCCTAAATGAGGAAGCGTTCCCTTACGTTAAGGATAAGCCGATTGAAGTGCTAGAAGACGAAACACCTGACAATATCGGCTATAACTACTCATCAACTTCTCTGAGAAACCCGAGACATAAGGCTTCTTGGACGAAAAACACTCAAAACAGGGCTCCAAGGCAAAGATTCTTTTATTATAGCCTTGGCGGTTTGACCTACGGAGAAATACGGACAGCTTATATGCAATCACAactcaagaacaaagacaTTTTTATTGGTACTGACTGTATTTTGACGCCTCTGGATGTGATGCAGAGTGTGGAAAAGTTGTCAGAGCCAAGAAATGCACTAGGGCTCCAAGATGACGCcaaagagaaggaaaaaGTACCTGACTTTCTTTTTGATAGAGCTGTGGTAGCTCCCGTAGTATCCCAGCACGTTCACAAAGTATCTCATCAGAGGCCATCCAATGATGCAAAGCCTGTCATGCCAACTCCGCCTCCTCAAGAGaaggagaaaaagaggtcaaagttttcaaagttccTGAGGTCCAAGTCGTGA
- a CDS encoding KLTH0G11572p (conserved hypothetical protein), whose protein sequence is MNESYDWSEEAQKLIKFRDQKVLEPAQNDLLCKRLVIERRIKEAAEEHLKNENAFQLGRLDKVSPEYLRIMCMDYEDLKTAGVAYNPAKIRKEGASSVLRSSDQDELESPESGAATMETLVSKELENDKDSGNILHVSRGQEMVLNARKNTALVKSMLDTQSASSNGIHISKKREVEILSDGSESDSDDSRSKSKRRQVGTHPDAFAHEAQVQFSPDNQAQLFQYERSLSGNAVPTYGYMQQQQVLNMTQQITSRSPPQIHAHSHQQYQIPPRTVKKTRTGTLPPRQLPEAEQSSKNKTPKALRKMENVARKHGL, encoded by the coding sequence ATGAATGAAAGCTACGATTGGTCAGAGGAGGCTCAGAAGCTAATCAAATTTCGCGATCAGAAGGTCCTAGAGCCCGCACAAAATGATTTGTTGTGCAAGCGATTAGTgattgaaagaagaatcaAAGAAGCCGCAGAAGAACATTTGAAGAACGAAAATGCATTCCAATTGGGAAGGCTTGACAAGGTCAGTCCGGAGTACCTCCGCATAATGTGTATGGATTatgaagatttgaaaactgcGGGTGTTGCTTACAATCCAGCGAAAATCAGAAAAGAAGGGGCTTCCAGCGTTCTGAGATCATCAGACCAAGATGAATTGGAATCCCCAGAGAGCGGAGCTGCAACTATGGAAACGTTGGTTTCTAAAGAGTTAGAGAACGACAAGGATAGCGGTAACATACTTCACGTATCAAGAGGACAAGAAATGGTTTTGAACGCAAGAAAAAATACTGCGCTTGTCAAATCGATGCTTGATACGCAATCCGCAAGTTCCAATGGTATTCatatatcaaaaaagaGGGAAGTTGAGATCTTGAGTGATGGTTCCGAAAGCGATAGCGATGATAGCCGAAGCAAATCCAAGCGCCGCCAAGTTGGAACGCACCCTGATGCTTTTGCGCACGAAGCACAAGTGCAGTTTTCCCCCGACAACCAGGCCCAACTTTTCCAATATGAAAGAAGTCTTTCAGGAAATGCTGTACCCACATATGGCTACatgcagcaacagcaagtTCTAAACATGACCCAACAAATTACCTCACGCTCTCCTCCACAAATTCACGCACATTCTCACCAACAATATCAAATCCCTCCTAGAACAGTCAAAAAGACACGAACAGGGACGCTTCCACCACGGCAACTTCCCGAAGCGGAGCAGAGTAGCAAAAATAAAACGCCGAAAGCCCTCCGGAAGATGGAAAACGTTGCTCGGAAGCATGGCCTGTGA
- the DPH6 gene encoding diphthine--ammonia ligase (similar to uniprot|Q07261 Saccharomyces cerevisiae YLR143W Hypothetical ORF) has protein sequence MKFIALVSGGKDSCYSILHSIRQGHELVALGNLYPADESQQELDSFMFQTVGHNIVNMYEKCTGLPLFRHAIRPKTSRNVALHYYPTDEDEIEDLLELLKEAKRKMPEIEAVNAGAILSSYQRTRVEDVCSRLGLVALSYLWQRDQQQLMTEMCGMSKLPGEERSPKMDARIIKTAAVGLDDRHLGKSLPEVFPALQKLNQLYDVHICGEGGEFETMVFDAPFFFNGYLAPKVIQIEGRESSDGVFSSLMGATYVERPNKLTMSKMLENLPVPPPLEESWMEMLKEMSTIGFETNDNAIDSSTQPSSLYFPETSKNRVGNLLYVSNITPRKGSTVKEKAQNILDELGTLLADQKVSPSQIMASSLLLSDMSDFHQVNEIYSAFFQVKHVGPLPPARACVGSSLIGEKNSLQLSVVIDLASQLDTVHTMTLNKSKGGLHVQGRSYWAPCNIGPYSQAIWNANDANKISFISGQIALIPSSMQLAESLKTGASQYVSQSVLSLRHFDTLKQTIGSQKQISMVCYVSQKYMASIVARTWSLYCKELASKSEHWFHRELADPRNLIIAKVSSLPKDALCEWGGVTCSRFVTEEDDEDTIPFSSIKEDSGNEFKATVRGNGDTRCYKTLYVDSKDELNKFFKNQGHSQVTLFCQPSNQVLHAKNVEFVPVEKVYDYKGKERLAGLFVMY, from the coding sequence ATGAAATTTATTGCGTTGGTCTCGGGAGGGAAAGACTCATGTTATAGTATACTCCATAGCATACGTCAAGGTCATGAGCTTGTGGCGCTCGGCAATCTATATCCTGCCGATGAGTCTCAACAGGAGCTGGACAGCTTCATGTTCCAAACTGTTGGTCATAACATCGTCAATATGTATGAAAAGTGTACCGGGCTTCCACTATTTCGCCATGCTATTCGCCCCAAAACTTCCAGAAATGTAGCGTTGCACTACTATCCCAccgacgaagacgaaatcGAAGACTTATTGGAACTACTAAAAGAGgccaaaagaaaaatgccAGAAATTGAAGCAGTTAATGCCGGTGCGATATTGTCGTCTTACCAGAGAACTAGGGTCGAAGACGTTTGTTCGAGACTTGGCCTTGTTGCTTTGAGCTACCTCTGGCAAAGAGATCAGCAACAACTTATGACTGAAATGTGTGGCATGTCAAAACTGCCAGGTGAAGAACGCTCGCCTAAGATGGATGCAAGAATAATCAAAACAGCTGCAGTTGGGCTTGACGATAGGCATTTAGGCAAATCTTTGCCCGAGGTATTTCCagcccttcaaaaactcaaccAATTATATGATGTTCACATTTGTGGCGAAGGTGGTGAGTTTGAAACAATGGTATTTGATGCGCCGTTTTTCTTTAACGGGTACTTGGCACCAAAAGTAATACAAATCGAAGGGCGCGAAAGTTCTGATGGCGTTTTTAGTTCTCTTATGGGGGCTACATATGTCGAGCGTCCAAACAAGTTAACTATGTCAAAGATGCTCGAAAACCTTCCAGTACCTCCCCCTTTGGAAGAGTCTTGGATGGAGATGTTAAAAGAAATGAGCACCATAGGCTTCGAGACTAATGATAACGCTATAGATTCATCAACTCAACCCAGCTCTCTTTATTTTCCTGAGACCTCAAAGAATAGGGTCGGGAATCTATTATATGTGTCAAATATAACCCCAAGGAAAGGTTCCACTgtaaaagaaaaagcacaaaacaTATTAGATGAGCTTGGTACTCTATTAGCTGATCAGAAGGTATCACCCTCGCAAATAATGGCTTCATCattgcttctttcagatATGAGCgattttcatcaagttaACGAGATTTACAGCGCTTTCTTCCAGGTTAAACATGTTGGTCCGTTGCCGCCCGCAAGAGCATGTGTGGGGAGCAGCTTGATAGGAGAAAAGAACTCGCTCCAACTTTCAGTGGTAATAGATTTGGCATCTCAGCTTGATACAGTTCATACAATGACGCTTAACAAGTCGAAAGGCGGGCTGCATGTACAAGGTCGATCTTACTGGGCACCGTGTAATATAGGGCCATACTCTCAGGCTATTTGGAATGCTAATGATGCAAACAAAATCAGTTTTATCAGCGGTCAGATTGCCTTGATTCCATCTTCCATGCAACTGGCAGAGTCCCTAAAAACAGGGGCGTCACAATATGTTTCACAAAGTGTCTTGTCTCTTCGCCACTTCGACACGTTAAAACAAACCATCGGGTCGCAAAAGCAGATAAGCATGGTATGCTACgtctctcaaaaatatatgGCTTCTATTGTTGCAAGAACGTGGTCTTTGTATTGTAAAGAGCTTGCTTCCAAATCAGAACACTGGTTTCACAGAGAACTTGCGGACCCAAGAAACCTAATCATAGCCAAGgtttcttctcttcctAAAGATGCGCTTTGCGAATGGGGTGGAGTTACCTGCAGCAGGTTTGTcacagaagaagacgatgaggaTACAATCCCATTTAGTAGCATAAAGGAGGATTCTGGGAACGAATTCAAGGCCACAGTTCGTGGCAATGGGGACACCAGGTGCTACAAGACGCTTTACGTGGACTCAAAAGATGAACtcaacaaattttttaaGAATCAGGGCCATTCGCAAGTAACGTTATTCTGCCAACCTTCGAACCAAGTTCTCCATGCTAAAAATGTTGAGTTTGTTCCAGTAGAAAAAGTCTACGACTATAAAGGAAAAGAACGTTTGGCGGGTCTGTTTGTGATGTATTAG